In Mytilus trossulus isolate FHL-02 chromosome 6, PNRI_Mtr1.1.1.hap1, whole genome shotgun sequence, a single window of DNA contains:
- the LOC134723073 gene encoding mucin-2-like has protein sequence MKQFLVESISGFTIGPNSIQIGLVTFSEATTQFNLNQFSSVSAVQNGIKTVPYHGGGTYTSVALRYVGSHSFNKSAGDRENTPDLLVVITDGHSNNPVRTKGEADILKKRGINIMAIGIGSGVKMTELLNIASNSSLVIEVNNFDALSSTLANTIHSMYCQAGETITSTTTTTTTTTTIPPTTTTSSTSTATTSTTTPSQTTIIATSSTTSTKTTPTTQTTSSPIPSTQITPTPIPTTQTTPTPIPTTQTTPTPIPTTQTTSSPIPSTQITPTPIPTTQTTPTPIPTTQTTSSPIPSTQITPTPIPTTQTTPTPIPTTQTTSSPIPSTQTTPISIPTTQTTPTLIPSTQTTSPFPSTQTTPTTTASTTHTATTVTTPTTRTSSSSTTSITTKATTSKTTTLTTTTAISNPITSTTPTTTTMHASTTSFATDNPQDLPVVKIPHQKHTTSYGQPVEIVCNVTSPRYPILEVFWEEFDNGITTRIDRKTSGIEGVTISNPSLTIKKPMVNSTYTCKARNAVGTRSSTEFYLIVKGGNIWFNI, from the exons ATGAAGCAGTTTCTTGTGGAATCGATCTCTGGTTTTACTATAGGGCCGAATTCAATTCAAATAGGTCTTGTAACGTTTTCCGAAGCAACAACGCAATTCAATTTAAATCAGTTTTCAAGTGTGTCCGCAGTACAGAATGGAATCAAAACTGTTCCTTACCACGGAGGAGGCACCTATACGAGTGTGGCTTTGCGATACGTTGGAAGTCATAGTTTTAATAAATCAGCCGGTGACAGAGAAAATACTCCGGACCTATTAGTCGTGATAACTGATGGACATTCAAATAACCCTGTACGAACAAAAGGAGAAgctgacattttaaaaaaaagaggtatAAATATCATGGCAATAGGAATCGGCAGTGGTGTTAAAATGACTGAGCTACTTAATATAGCATCAAATTCGTCGCTTGTGATTGAGGTCAACAATTTTGATGCTTTGTCGTCTACATTAGCCAATACAATTCATTCAATGTATTGCCAAGCTG GTGAAACTATAACTTCTACAACTACGACAACGACAACAACCACGACAATTCCACCGACTACAACAACTTCTTCAACTTCCACTGCTACAACATCAACCACTACTCCAAGCCAAACAACTATCATTGCGACATCTTCTACCACTTCCACTAAAACCACTCCTACCACTCAAACAACTTCTTCTCCTATCCCTAGCACTCAAATAACTCCTACTCCTATCCCTACCACTCAAACAACTCCTACTCCTATCCCTACCACTCAAACAACTCCTACTCCTATCCCTACCACTCAAACAACTTCTTCTCCTATCCCTAGCACTCAAATAACTCCTACTCCTATCCCTACCACTCAAACAACTCCTACTCCTATCCCTACCACTCAAACAACTTCTTCTCCTATCCCTAGCACTCAAATAACTCCTACTCCTATCCCTACCACTCAAACAACTCCTACTCCTATCCCTACCACTCAAACAACTTCTTCTCCTATCCCTTCAACTCAAACAACTCCTATTTCTATCCCTACCACTCAAACAACTCCTACTCTTATCCCTAGCACTCAAACAACTTCTCCTTTCCCTAGCACTCAAACAACTCCTACCACTACCGCTTCAACAACACATACGGCTACCACTGTAACAACTCCTACAACTCGTACAAGCTCATCTTCAACAACTTCTATCACAACAAAAGCTACAACTTCTAAAACTACAACTTTAACAACTACAACTGCCATTTCAAACCCTATTACTTCTACAACTCCTACAACGACGACGATGCATGCTTCAACGACATCATTTGCTACAGATAATCCCCAAG atttacCTGTGGTCAAAATCCCACACCAAAAACATACAACTAGCTATGGACAGCCAGTTGAAATAGTATGCAATGTGACATCGCCCAGATATCCCATTCTAGAAGTATTTTGGGAGGAATTTGATAACGGAATAACCACAAGAATTGATCGTAAAACTTCGGGCATAGAAGGTGTTACTATATCAAATCCATCGTTGACGATTAAAAAGCCCATGGTAAACAGCACGTACACCTGTAAAGCAAGAAATGCAGTGGGAACTCGGAGCAGTACCGAATTTTATCTGATTGTAAAGGGAGGTAATATCTGGTTTAACATTTAG